One region of Chlorobiota bacterium genomic DNA includes:
- a CDS encoding MCE family protein gives MALSTTSQEARVGLISLVALVLLVGGIVWGKRAAFGVEQRVIVFTASNTSGVDAGSVITVNGVRKGSVISVQSAPNGVMIQAGIDPTVPLKEDATGTIQMLEITGGKKIEVSVGKSERPLPASAAIPCVVAGDLGAVVGTFDQIAHKVDALLVRIDTTIGFANGLIGSPQLRNGVEQTVENAAQLTRSLNLLVADNRGKLEQTISNLDGTITELRGLLQRSSPGIERSIAAVEQTATDARAVITSSSSVLRRADSLIAHVDGLVGDLRNGNGIVAKLINDSTLTNELMLTLKNARGMIEEIRKYGINTNVSIGRLP, from the coding sequence ATGGCGTTATCCACAACATCACAGGAAGCCCGCGTCGGGTTGATCTCCTTGGTTGCTCTTGTTCTGCTTGTTGGCGGGATCGTGTGGGGGAAACGGGCGGCGTTCGGCGTGGAGCAACGTGTTATCGTTTTCACCGCTTCCAACACTTCTGGCGTTGATGCCGGATCGGTCATCACCGTGAATGGCGTTCGGAAGGGGAGCGTGATAAGCGTCCAGTCGGCCCCCAATGGCGTAATGATTCAGGCCGGGATTGACCCCACAGTTCCGCTGAAAGAAGATGCCACCGGAACAATCCAGATGCTGGAGATTACTGGCGGGAAAAAAATTGAGGTGAGTGTTGGAAAGTCGGAGCGTCCGCTGCCGGCCAGCGCGGCAATCCCATGCGTGGTGGCGGGGGATTTGGGAGCAGTGGTTGGAACGTTCGACCAGATTGCCCACAAAGTGGATGCCTTGCTGGTCCGGATTGACACCACCATCGGTTTTGCCAACGGATTGATTGGATCCCCGCAACTGCGGAACGGGGTGGAGCAGACGGTGGAAAACGCCGCGCAACTCACCCGCTCGCTCAACCTTCTGGTGGCCGATAACCGTGGGAAGCTGGAGCAGACAATCAGCAATTTGGATGGAACGATCACCGAGCTGCGGGGCCTTCTGCAACGCTCCTCCCCGGGCATTGAACGCTCGATTGCTGCGGTGGAGCAAACCGCTACCGATGCCCGCGCCGTCATCACCTCCTCTTCTTCGGTGCTTCGCCGTGCCGATTCCCTGATTGCCCATGTTGATGGCCTGGTTGGCGACCTTCGCAACGGAAACGGAATCGTTGCCAAACTGATTAACGACAGCACCCTGACGAACGAACTGATGCTGACCCTGAAAAACGCCCGCGGCATGATTGAGGAAATCCGCAAGTACGGGATCAACACCAACGTCAGCATTGGCCGCCTACCGTAG
- the ssb gene encoding single-stranded DNA-binding protein, translating into MARSLNKVTIIGNIQPNDPELRHTQTGMPICSFKVVTDESYKDKEGNMVERSEWHSVVFWGKAGEIIAQYMKKGRKIYVEGRLQTRKYEDKEGQTRYITEIVGTDFVFVDGGQGGGGDTGGGMSGGMSGSTGESQGSYTSAPANTSVADDDLPF; encoded by the coding sequence ATGGCACGGAGCTTGAACAAAGTGACAATTATCGGCAACATCCAGCCGAACGATCCCGAACTGCGCCACACCCAAACCGGAATGCCAATCTGCTCCTTCAAAGTCGTGACCGACGAGAGCTACAAGGACAAGGAAGGAAACATGGTGGAGCGCTCCGAGTGGCACAGCGTTGTTTTTTGGGGGAAAGCCGGGGAGATTATCGCCCAGTACATGAAGAAAGGGCGCAAAATTTATGTGGAAGGTCGCCTGCAAACCCGTAAGTACGAGGACAAAGAAGGGCAAACCCGCTACATAACCGAGATTGTTGGAACCGATTTCGTGTTCGTGGATGGCGGCCAGGGGGGCGGTGGCGATACCGGCGGCGGTATGTCTGGCGGGATGTCCGGCAGCACCGGCGAGTCCCAGGGAAGCTACACTTCCGCTCCGGCCAATACCTCCGTTGCCGACGACGATCTTCCATTCTAA
- the miaA gene encoding tRNA (adenosine(37)-N6)-dimethylallyltransferase MiaA, with protein sequence MNTNNALLVIVGPTASGKTALSLELAARIGPSVEIISADSRQIYTGMDIGTAKPNPQELQQVPHHLINILPPNERYAAGRFADDAAAAIQEVWRRGNIPIVVGGSGFYVQALFQGLSAPTADPDVYAMLEQRLEAEGYDALHHQLQAVDPVAAAAHSPNNRAKTLRALACYIQTGQPYSDFLSAGSGDRGSASGRFLPRYVVISPARDLLYRRINQRVIQMLESGLMEEVDRLLAEGFTASDPGMRTVGYSEAIGHRAGEFGYERMVELIQQSTRRYAKRQMTWFRRLADGMWLEQGGEESVAKVRDLMELMRDSKEKKNGD encoded by the coding sequence ATGAACACCAACAACGCATTGCTGGTAATCGTTGGGCCAACGGCATCGGGGAAGACGGCGTTAAGCCTGGAACTTGCGGCACGCATTGGCCCATCGGTTGAGATCATCTCGGCAGATTCGCGGCAGATTTACACCGGGATGGATATCGGGACCGCGAAGCCAAACCCGCAGGAATTGCAGCAGGTTCCGCATCACCTTATCAACATTCTTCCTCCTAACGAACGCTACGCCGCTGGCCGGTTTGCCGATGATGCCGCCGCTGCAATCCAAGAAGTGTGGCGGCGGGGCAACATCCCGATTGTTGTTGGCGGTTCCGGTTTTTACGTGCAGGCCTTGTTCCAGGGGCTATCCGCCCCCACCGCCGACCCCGATGTTTACGCCATGCTGGAGCAGCGATTGGAAGCCGAGGGGTACGATGCCTTGCACCACCAACTCCAAGCGGTGGACCCGGTAGCGGCGGCAGCGCACTCGCCGAACAACCGCGCAAAAACGTTGCGGGCATTGGCCTGCTACATCCAAACGGGGCAGCCATACAGCGATTTCCTTTCGGCTGGGAGCGGTGATAGAGGTTCCGCATCGGGGCGATTTCTTCCCCGGTACGTGGTGATTTCCCCCGCGCGCGACCTGCTCTATCGCCGGATCAACCAACGGGTGATCCAGATGCTGGAATCGGGGCTGATGGAGGAGGTGGACCGGCTGCTTGCCGAAGGCTTCACCGCCAGCGACCCTGGGATGCGGACGGTGGGATATTCCGAAGCAATCGGCCACCGCGCAGGAGAGTTTGGTTATGAGAGGATGGTGGAGCTTATCCAGCAATCCACCCGCCGGTACGCCAAGCGGCAGATGACGTGGTTCCGGCGGCTGGCCGATGGAATGTGGCTGGAGCAAGGGGGGGAAGAATCGGTGGCGAAGGTGCGGGATCTGATGGAGTTGATGCGGGACTCCAAAGAAAAAAAGAACGGGGATTGA
- a CDS encoding protein-L-isoaspartate(D-aspartate) O-methyltransferase, with the protein MFNRPDSATASLRTSREDLLEQLRLRGITDEAVLKAIAKIPREEFVPATFRHRAWEDGALPISCNQTISQPFTVAFQTQLLEAKPGMNVLEIGTGSGYQAAVLWALGLRVFTIERHADLLNQARQRLEAIGCNVAMRVADGTVGWSAFAPFDRIIVTAGAPAAPPALLRQLAANGRMVIPIGEKATQRMKVFARQGESDQFEEFDHGDFKFVPLIGREGWEKE; encoded by the coding sequence ATGTTCAACAGACCTGACTCTGCTACCGCTTCCTTGCGAACCTCACGGGAGGATTTACTGGAGCAACTCCGCCTGCGCGGCATCACCGACGAAGCGGTGCTGAAGGCCATTGCGAAAATCCCTCGCGAGGAGTTTGTGCCAGCCACCTTCCGGCATCGTGCCTGGGAAGATGGCGCGCTTCCAATCTCCTGCAACCAGACCATCTCCCAACCCTTCACTGTGGCGTTCCAGACGCAGCTGCTGGAAGCCAAACCGGGGATGAACGTGCTGGAAATCGGAACCGGAAGCGGCTACCAGGCGGCGGTGCTTTGGGCGTTGGGGCTGCGTGTGTTCACCATCGAGCGGCACGCCGACTTGCTAAACCAAGCGCGCCAACGCCTTGAAGCGATTGGCTGCAACGTTGCCATGCGCGTTGCCGATGGAACCGTGGGCTGGAGTGCCTTTGCTCCGTTCGATAGGATCATCGTCACCGCTGGCGCGCCGGCTGCACCGCCGGCATTGCTGCGGCAGCTTGCGGCAAACGGGCGGATGGTGATCCCGATTGGGGAGAAAGCAACCCAACGGATGAAAGTGTTCGCACGCCAGGGGGAAAGCGATCAGTTCGAGGAGTTTGACCACGGCGACTTCAAGTTTGTGCCGCTGATTGGGCGGGAAGGGTGGGAGAAGGAGTGA
- a CDS encoding TIGR00159 family protein, which yields MDAELFSIGFLHVRAIDLFDIAIVAFVLYRLHSVLRGTIGAQIFLGVLLIMAVGFISQTLDMKLLSWILRTVGDIWVIALIILFQPELRRLLVLVGRNGLFTTFERYDASYTINQIVAAAEELALRRYGALVILPRTSDISLSVDTGVPVNARLSMEMLISIFNPKSPLHDGAVIVRGDQIQSARVILPFSVVAGSGEFSLGTRHRAGLGITEQADVFAVIVSEETGNISYAQDGVLHYNQSTDTLRMALLGALETTVHRRERKTLRTRLSGNGATEHNNQTTTRTRQRA from the coding sequence ATGGACGCTGAACTTTTCTCCATAGGATTCCTGCACGTTCGGGCGATTGATCTGTTCGACATCGCCATTGTTGCGTTTGTGCTCTACCGGCTCCACTCGGTGCTGCGGGGGACAATCGGCGCGCAGATTTTCCTGGGCGTTCTGCTGATTATGGCCGTTGGCTTTATCAGCCAGACGCTGGATATGAAGTTGCTTAGCTGGATACTCCGCACGGTGGGGGACATCTGGGTGATTGCGCTGATTATTCTGTTCCAGCCGGAGCTTCGGCGGCTGCTGGTGCTGGTTGGGCGCAATGGCTTATTTACCACCTTCGAGCGGTACGATGCCAGCTATACCATCAACCAAATTGTGGCCGCTGCGGAGGAGCTTGCGCTTCGCCGATATGGCGCGTTGGTGATCCTTCCCCGCACCAGCGACATTTCGCTATCGGTGGATACCGGCGTTCCGGTGAATGCACGGCTTTCCATGGAGATGCTCATCTCCATCTTTAACCCAAAATCTCCGCTGCACGATGGCGCGGTGATTGTCCGTGGCGACCAGATCCAATCGGCACGGGTGATTTTGCCGTTCAGCGTGGTGGCGGGTTCGGGGGAGTTTTCGCTGGGGACGCGCCACCGCGCCGGGCTTGGCATCACCGAACAGGCCGATGTGTTCGCGGTGATTGTGAGCGAGGAGACCGGGAACATCAGCTACGCCCAGGATGGAGTGCTTCACTACAACCAATCCACCGACACGTTACGAATGGCCCTGCTGGGCGCGCTGGAAACCACGGTCCACCGCCGCGAACGGAAGACCCTGCGGACCCGATTGAGCGGAAACGGCGCAACCGAACACAACAACCAAACAACAACCCGAACACGACAACGGGCATAA
- a CDS encoding PhoH family protein, with amino-acid sequence METIERKIKLNGVDQLALLGFNDANLTILENRFDTTITVRGDVAVLRGEPAEAQLIEKIIKEMIYMVQRNGTLHASDVETIMDLVVGGRAEQQQQLQGQDLDEVILFAKETVIKAKGDRQKKYYQLVRENDIVFAIGPAGTGKTYLAVAMAVAAYRNREITKLVLARPAVEAGESLGFLPGDLKEKVDPYLRPLYDALDDMIPADKLKAMMERRGIEVVPLAYMRGRTLNNAFVILDEAQNATTMQMKMFLTRLGANSRAIITGDVTQIDLPKNVESGLVQAEKILRGIEGIGFVNFEKADVVRHRLVKEIIKAYEDHGVMGNV; translated from the coding sequence ATGGAAACTATCGAACGCAAAATCAAACTGAATGGCGTTGACCAGCTTGCGTTGCTGGGATTCAACGATGCTAATCTGACGATACTGGAAAACCGTTTCGACACCACAATCACCGTCCGCGGCGATGTTGCGGTGCTGCGCGGCGAACCGGCCGAGGCGCAGCTGATTGAGAAGATCATCAAGGAGATGATCTACATGGTCCAGCGCAACGGAACGCTGCACGCAAGCGATGTTGAGACCATCATGGACCTTGTGGTTGGTGGGCGTGCCGAGCAACAACAACAACTGCAGGGCCAGGACCTTGATGAAGTGATCCTGTTTGCGAAGGAGACGGTGATTAAGGCCAAAGGGGATCGCCAGAAAAAATACTACCAGCTTGTTCGCGAGAACGACATCGTGTTTGCGATTGGGCCGGCGGGAACGGGCAAAACCTACCTTGCCGTGGCAATGGCGGTGGCCGCATACCGCAACCGCGAAATCACCAAACTGGTGCTTGCCCGCCCTGCGGTTGAAGCTGGCGAAAGTCTGGGCTTCCTTCCCGGCGACCTGAAGGAGAAGGTGGATCCGTACCTGCGCCCGCTGTACGACGCGCTGGATGATATGATCCCAGCCGACAAGCTGAAGGCAATGATGGAACGCCGTGGCATTGAGGTTGTGCCGTTGGCCTACATGCGCGGGCGAACCCTGAACAATGCCTTCGTGATTTTGGACGAGGCGCAGAACGCCACCACCATGCAGATGAAGATGTTCCTGACACGGCTTGGCGCAAACAGCCGTGCAATCATCACCGGCGATGTAACCCAAATTGATCTTCCCAAAAACGTGGAAAGCGGGCTGGTGCAAGCCGAGAAAATTTTGCGCGGAATTGAAGGCATCGGCTTTGTCAACTTCGAAAAAGCCGACGTTGTTCGCCACCGGTTGGTGAAGGAAATCATTAAAGCCTACGAAGACCACGGGGTGATGGGGAACGTCTAA
- a CDS encoding LysM peptidoglycan-binding domain-containing protein, whose amino-acid sequence MRTIYLALIAMLLAAPVFAQDGDRAPDSMADSLLTKKQAEIRINEWRLKVKALQDKADALSAEKTQNEQRLAQIRNDVKACNDAIYAMIGATEADVNAFRERVGRLENRIREMKNMSDEQLADNIAQIDALQTEMNEIRRNKIAVLPEFYNKLISMQSDINQLRERAGRGKKYYTVGTWSKDRDCLWNIAEKNEIYSDAFMWPKIWQANTDQIRNPDVIYPGQKLTIPPRGPKSDEEMRAERLYYRKKKIAAAAAARARRAAAERAQQVDQQEAGSGEKK is encoded by the coding sequence ATGAGAACAATATATCTGGCGTTGATCGCCATGTTGCTTGCCGCTCCGGTGTTCGCCCAAGATGGCGACCGCGCACCGGATAGCATGGCCGATTCCCTGCTGACCAAAAAACAAGCCGAAATCCGCATCAACGAGTGGCGGCTGAAGGTGAAAGCCTTGCAGGACAAAGCCGATGCCTTAAGCGCCGAGAAAACCCAGAACGAGCAACGCCTTGCCCAAATCCGCAACGATGTCAAGGCCTGCAACGACGCTATCTACGCGATGATTGGCGCAACCGAGGCCGACGTGAACGCCTTCCGCGAACGCGTTGGACGCCTGGAAAACCGCATCCGCGAGATGAAAAACATGAGCGATGAACAGCTTGCCGACAACATCGCACAGATTGATGCCCTGCAGACCGAGATGAATGAAATCCGCCGCAACAAGATTGCAGTGTTGCCGGAGTTCTACAACAAACTGATCTCCATGCAGTCGGACATCAACCAATTGCGCGAACGCGCCGGGCGCGGCAAGAAATACTACACCGTTGGCACGTGGTCCAAGGACCGCGACTGCTTGTGGAACATCGCCGAGAAGAACGAGATCTACTCCGATGCCTTCATGTGGCCAAAAATCTGGCAGGCCAACACCGACCAGATCCGCAACCCTGACGTGATCTACCCAGGCCAAAAGCTGACGATCCCGCCACGCGGCCCGAAAAGCGACGAGGAGATGCGCGCCGAGCGGTTGTACTATCGCAAGAAAAAAATTGCCGCAGCGGCCGCCGCACGCGCCCGCCGCGCTGCTGCCGAACGCGCCCAACAAGTGGACCAACAAGAAGCTGGAAGCGGCGAGAAGAAGTAA